The genome window AATAAGAGCTGTACCCCGGGCCAAAAGGACTGGGATAAGAAGACAAGTGTGTGGGCCATTATTAAGGTTCTGGCAACAGAGATTACCACAGAAGACCCTGAGTTTCTTCTCAAGGTTGGTGATTTTGCATGTGTGAGTATGTGTGGTTTATCTTGTCAGGTGTTAACGTGTATGGTTTTGCATATTTTGCATTGGTTTTTAGGTTGCAGTCTATACTAGGCAGGAGCTAAACATTCGTATCACAGCCAACTTCCTGCTGGCACTGGCGGCCCATTTGCCTGGTTCTAAGCCACACTTGAGAAGATACTTTTGTGCTGCTGTACAGCTGCCATCTGATTGGCTGGAAGTGACAAGAATCTATAGCGTGGTAAGTGTTAATACTGAATATCCTCCTGCCTTTAACAAATGATcagcatatttttatttataacatATTCATATTATAGTTTTAGCATGGTAGATGTTTAAATAAGAATTTTGTTGTGCTCCTACTGTATTATTCTTGTTTTTCAttctttataaatgtttttatgcagTGTTTTAGTAAATCTTTACCCTCCTGCCTGAAAAAAGCTCTGGCGGATAAATTTAAGCAGTTTACTGAATATCAGCTGGCCAAATACAATACACGGAAGCATCGCTGCAAACACAACAAGAAACGAAATAAAGGGGAGGTAATATTTAATCAAAACCTAATACATAAAACAAATACATACACAtaattttttggttttattttaaatacactttCAAAATTCTTAATTTCTGTTTAAGACATTTTGAATACTATATTTTCAGTGTTGCACACATCCTAACATACTGTAATGAACATATTTCTTGCTTTTGTTTTCCACCTCTCTTCTTTTAGAAAATGTCTGCTGCACAGTGGAAAAAGTGGGGTGACCTTGTCAGAGTCGAGGACTCCATTCTCAAAAAATATGTGAGctttttaatttgatctgtttgATGTTAGTGATTACTATTGCATGTCGTGTCACTGCTGAACATCTTATGATACAGTTCTGCATGTTATGATACAGTTGGAGAAGCAGAATCATACTGTGAAGGATAAAAAACAGAGTGAATTCAACCTCAAGAAGATGATAAAGCGCCTTCACATCAAAGAACCTGCAGAATATATCATGGCCATTCTGGGAAAGAAGTTAGTCCCACAAACTGGTATATGCATTTTAGTCAAATCTGTTTTATATTAACTGATGAGTATGTTTGTTATCTGTCTTTACATGCAGATACCCGAGTGATATGAAGGCCTTCTCTCGCAGTGGTCTTAGTGGGGtttgggagagagagagagctggaaAGCGGATGAAACTGAAGCAGCCCGACACGTGGGAATGCAAACTAAGTCAGGAGGGAAACAAAGCTGCCACCTGGGAGAAACTCATTGGTGTGAATGATGGACATGCACTGGGTCCAAAATTGGCCTTTATTTCTTAAACAGCTACACATACTTAAGTGTGTTTTTGTGATTGCAGATGGAAGGTCTCTTCCTTTTATGGCAATGCTGAGGAACCTGAGGAACATGATCTCTGTGGGCATCAGTGAGAAACATCATAATAAGATCCTCAACAGACTGACCTCGAAGGTGAGCATCTCATCTTGCATACTGAAACTTGTATGACACGATCAAGTAATTTTTGGGTTTACTGTGTTTCATCTTGCAGAATGCTGTAATCCAGAGCAGGCAGTTTCCTTTCCGCTTCCTGTCTGCTTATAAAGTCATTTTGGAGCTCAGTAAATTCGGTAAGTTTATTTATTGCAGGATGTACCTGGTTCAACATGTTCATCAATATAATTTTCCTTGATTTTAAAGTTCAGTAAGGGTTTCGACTATATATGTTCTTGTGTACATGTTCTCCCCCTTTCAGCTGGTGGGCCTGCGGTCAAGGTACCAAGCTCCAGGGAGATCCTGCAAGGGATTCTGAAGAAATTGCCAAAGAGCAAACGATTCCAAAAATACAACTGGGAAACAACAGCGCGCAAGAGACTGAGGATTACAATGAATGTTCCCTTCATCAACCGCATATTCAATGCCAAACGCAATCTCCTGAAAAAAGCCAAGTGTGTATTGCTGAATATTTAGTTTAATATAAAAGAAAACCATTACCtacatatttattataataaataattttagttcattttacttctgcattgacatgttttttgtgattttgtttttTAGTCAGAGGCTGTACACTCAGGAGCTTCTGAACAAGTACTGCTGTGCTTTGGAGAAAGCTGTGCAGATCTCCTGCAAGTACAACATCCCGCCTCTCCCTGGACGCACTCTTGTGATCTGTAATGTAGATTTTTCAGAGGATCGGGACTGGAGTGGTGCTGATGATGTCTGCTTGCCCCCTGAAAGCACTGAAGACATTGATGAGAATAAACTCTCAGCGTCGGTCAGATATGTGCATCTTATTGTTTCAGTTATCACCACagtacagttttatttttatgcatttttttttttttgagtgactctagatttataattttgttacatttattttatgaaattagGTTTCTAGTATAAATGAAACATATTGTGAATGTTCTGCAGGTACAGGAAGCTGCAATGCTTTTATGCATGATGATTAACTACTGTAGCGAAGGTTCCCAAGTCATGCTGCTTAGCCATGAAGGCCTCCAGGAGTTCAAGATGAAGTCTGACGTCCTTTTGGATAATGTGAGACAAGCAATGAAGCAAGCGAAGGTAAACATTTTCCTTTTATTATTGTCTTCTAAATCAAATACccttttcccccctttttttgctgtttaaaattttttttatattaaaataaaaccattgaatagaaataaaacaataaaataacaaataaaataaaacaatacaaaatgtaTAATAAACACTATGAAATAAAATCAGTAATTTTAGTAAATTATTAGTGTTTTAATCTAAATGTCAAAAGGGTGGAAATAGGCATAAAATTATATCCCCAATGTTGTACTATAAAGCAGTTTGATGTTCTTgataatgacttctttttttaTGGTGTCACACCTTTTTGTATTTTGTCCTCTTTGCCTCTGTCCTTTTTTCTTTTAGGATTTGAATGACTACAGTGTACAGTCTAAATGCATATCTACCACTAGATTTTTCGCAAAGCTAAGTGAAGAGAAGACAAAGGTGTGAGCCCCTTTTATATAGTTGTCCCAGGATACGTTAAAATTATTTTGCATTTGACATGTCTTTTGAAACATCTCCCCCCACAGCTGGATCGTATAGTTGTGTTTGAAAGTTACTACGACAACGGGAATTTAATGGTGGATATCAATAACTATCAGCAGGATACCAACCGTGATGCGGTTGTGATTGATGTGCTGCTCGGAAAAATGTATGTTTCTGTGTAAAACACGTTTCTTCATTTGCCAAAAATGCAATTTTATGTGACAAAAATGGCTGTAGTTGTAAATAAATCTTGTACTGTTTGTTTAAAACAGGTTTCCAGATACTTTGAAATACAAACTGAACTCCAACACTGTACAGATCTGGGGGTTTAGCGAGCAGATCCTGAAGTAAGATCTTTAGCCTCAATCTTATGTTTTACTCATTGTACACTCTTTCTTGTGAAATACTTtaatgtttttcttgtgaaaaaaCATGTAGTTGTTAGTAAGAGCTAGCATAGGATCTACCAAGTATTCACAAtatgcactaccattcaaaaagtTTGGGTTGATGagattttttaaatgcttttgaaaCACAATGCACACATGCACAATGCAATGCAAATTAGTCAAAATAGTAATATTATCCAAATAccttataaaatgtaatttattttttgttttctgttgtcatcaactaaaaatacataaaacagggatgtgatttttccggattaatccggaattccggatttttcgacctgaaaatgtgacctatgtcacgtatttgcgactgagggcgaagtatgattccggaccgcaagatgcgtccatgcggaccgtgaaagcttttgacataataataatttaaaaaaaatgccaaacgctatttctaataaatacatttatatcaagcacactaggatcttccgtgcagtgaggagaggagagatcggcagacagatgtagctttcagtgagtgaaaaacgttgatggaaaatgcattattttggggttacgtcgcaaaatattgtaaatatatatttttatactgtatttttatacatatttatattttaaaccacgacggtgagccaatggaaatcacacaagcaacgtgaaaactgcatatgttaaagtgaaagtaaaaacagcgctttcagcatctaatgtgcacattctctaagagacaatgatagacgaatatacttcatatgctgatattaatttacttccctaatatttctcttctgcaaaataaaaagaaacgtattttgtgtaggctaagggtttttgaaagtcggttcttgaaataaagctcttcatttttattgatgactgtagtgttattaggggttaagaaagacttaattatttcaggtggtcttaaatgtggggactaaaaggcaagaattgcgatggaactttataaggttatccattgaataaatatgagctctgcgcgtttcaaagtcagctgcggcgctgctttgtgtatcattctgatagcgcctcctgctggaagagaatgatctgacatttttaatcagctcgaacgtctactgttgtcaaaaagaccaatgtaaacaaatcagtccatggttttaagcaccaaacacgtagagttgtaaatgttatctgatggatcgacaagatcatgtgttatacaaatttaaacaattaaggcaataaaatatatgttaattaatataatacttgattgacaataattgtttcaattaatataagaattgatacttttgactcttgaaggcagattttttgttttgtgaaatctgcatctcattttaataatttatttatttattaaattttgttcaggtctttaaaaaattatttaaatgtgtagaatttaagataaaaaacaaaacaaaacataaatagttttttatatataattgtctggacctcggctggtgcgtagggttcattactggaccttgagctgttttagttgaagacccgtcacccctggattagatgattggttttgagtgattttctactatggcaggatgtttaagctgcattaacattaacttactcgcatttgctagctattagggatgctcatttcggttaatttttttcgggggggggggggggggatgggtgttagtatattttcctgcttttttgtccttagccaatcacatgcctgataaaacattaaaataatttcttttgattatcttaaatacagtgccttgcgaaagtattcataccccacattttgttatgttgcagccttatgttaaattgctttaaataacttttttgatcaatctacactccatacaccataatggcaaagctcAATACAGCGAAATATAGAGAGAGCCTTAATGaaaacacagcaagagtggcttatagacaactttgtaaatttccttgagtggcccagccagagcctgggttTGAACTCATTctaacatttctggagaaacctgaaaatgtctgcaaGTTTCAGTTGTTCATTTAGATTTGTTCTGTGCTTGTAGGTTTGTCTCAGAGAGAGGCTCCTCGAGGATGCTGCAACATGTGGAGCACATGGACAGAGTCTATAACATCCCGCCACCACAGGGACACAGAACTGAACCTGAGAGAGCTGCTGATTTCATCTCACTGCCGGCGACACCAAAGTTCAGGTATAACCATAAAATAATCCATATGTAACTTGTATTAAACAATGTTTATCAATCAGATTATGTTGGGTAGTTGTGGTCCAGCATGTATTCCAATGGAGACCAGGCAGTAGTATATTGAAaattaaatgctaaataaaacatttatcagttctcttttctttcttttcacaGATGGAAGGGTGTGCGAGTGTTCATCTCTTCTACGTTCAGGGACATGCATGCAGAGAGGGATGTTCTTGTGCGTAGTGTGTTTCCTGAGCTCAGGAGACGAGCCGCGCCACACTATCTCTACCTGCAGGAAGTGGAGCTGCGCTGGGGAGTTACTGAGGAGGAGTCGAACCGTGCCGTGGAGCTCTGTCTGTCGGAGGTCTGCCGTAGCCAGCTGCTGCTCGGAATTCTGGGGGAGAGATACGGCCTAGTGCCGCCCCGTCCCGCCCTACCTGAACTTCCTCAATACAGCTGGGTAATGACATTTATTTCTCTGATAGATGCTATATCAAAAGTGTGATACAGGTTATTTTCTTGCTCCATAGTAAGTTTAATGTTAACCAGCTAAATAAGTAAAGCAAATTAAAAGGTAAAAAATTCAGAAGATTGCGGCCTGTTTTCTATGCATTAATAATTTGATTaaacaataatgcattaaatttatcaaaattgagaaaaattaaaaaaatatagccagaacaaaataaaacatcatTGGTTTGGGCTTTCTGtcaattaatgattttttttttcatgcttcaCTGTACCAGCTGAACTCTGCGCCTGATGGGTTATCCATCACTGAAATGGAGATTCGACAGTTTCAAGCTCAGTTTCCAGACTCTGCCCAGAGCCGCATGTTCTTCTACTTCAGATCACCTCATCTCACCAGgtatacatttatttatcaaTTGTCAGCCGATTGGATTCATTTTGTAGTTGACAAACAACAGCCTAGAAATTtaataatgaaaaacaaaaaatcagcTGCAAGCTGATGTTTCTGAGGCTCTGTGATTTACAGTAGATACAGTATGTCATATGATCTGCGTTTCGTGTGTTTGTATGTTTAGCTCTGTGCCAGTGGCGTGGAGGACAGACTTTGTGGCAGAATCCAAAGAAGCTGAAGCTAAAATGAACAGCCTGAAAACATGGATCCGAAACAATGACTTCAAAGTGACAGAAAAGTGAGTTTAGAGCATTTGTTTTGTCAGCACAGTGaatatttatgtattcatttttgCACTGCTTTATTTTCTTAGTTATCCCTCTGAATGGGGCGGGGTGGTGGATGGAAAGCCATATGTGAAAGGCCTGGAGGACTTTGGGAGGGCTGCGCTGGAGGATATCTGGGATGCCATACAGCAGCTCTTTGTGGAGGTCAGACTACAGTAAAATCAATACTATGATCATATGTTTATGGGGGCCATTCGTCTGTCAGTGTGCTAAATATCTGGTAGCACATTAGGTCCCGCCTTCTGGCAGTGGATAATACAAAAAGGCAAAAATGCAAATACCAATCACTTCGTAATCACATATCATTATTTCTATACTAAATTATTATTTCCAATTTGATTGATAAACAGtgtttttattcaattatttttgGATTTAAAATTATTTGCTCTATTCAAATCAATCTATTTAACCTCatgtttaaacatttaaacattttataacattttataattatttggTGGAGTTTCCTCCTCACCAAAATTCCTTTTCTTGTTTTGTAGGAGACCGATGAAGATGTGGCCTCAGAGATTACGGAACAGGAAGTGCATCAGGATGCCCAACAGCGGCAGTTCCATGGCAGGGCAAAGCTTATTTCTTTTGCAGCAGAAAAAGTTCAAGAATGTCAGCAAAAAGGAGGAATTCTTATGGTTGAGGGAAATCCTGGAGAGGGCAAAACTGTGTTCATGGTAACTGTTCATTGTATTAAtaataggggtgggcatagattaatttttttaatctagattaaatcttggaattaatctagattaaaatggctaatttgaattctgctgaaggcatttagAATATTTGTGCTACCCAAATAaggactaaaagtaagtcttccagaacgggccaggtggcgcattagaccaggcgctcatctcctgtttccaaaatgcatcacaaactgcttgacaattgtatttacaacataattacctatacaaacttgtgtaactatgtacttctgcgcaaaatgctgcacgacgtgcgcgttgccgttaaatacactgACGCGCACgtgcatggatatctgcgtgcatagtcttccattaaactgcgttgcttttagaagcgtcaattcagttgttgcatatagtttaatgtctttatttcgggtaAATGTATCAAggtatcaaagtaaattataactcaaacttgagattttactggggcacagcagattttcactggggcacgtgccccagtaaaaagggtctagcaacgcacctgccctgaagcggcttcataactgcatccatgattgcacgtctcatttgatgtggtaatttcacagaagttgaagactctttctcgccccctacagtgcaattcgactaggtatacgtcatccgcgctaaaatatcaaggtgaaagtcatcatatcttgcgtagtttagacccagctcccaacccaactttgagaatagattaacggcgatattttttttatcgcccgataagagtctcacgttaacgcagcacgttaacgccgataacagcTCACCACTAATTAATAACCATTGTTCTTCATGTATTAGTGTTTATGAACACTGAAGTTAATCTGAATATCTCTGTGTCTTCTCTTTTGTTAAGGCTGCCCTGGCCCAGGCACTCAAAACCTCTGTCAAAAACAAGAAGGCCCCTCTTTGTGATGTCATATCCTACTCCACAGATGCTAGCCAGTCAGCTTGCAGTGTTGAGCAGCTTCTTCGCTGTCTTGTTCAATGGCTGAGGAAAAGAAAAGATGATGTGAAGCTGCCTCCAAACACATCTTATAAGTAAGAAAGGAAGGATCTAATGTAACATGCATCGTCAtttcagaaaactttttaattattGCCTTGCTGCACTACAGAGATTTGTTGTCTGAGTTCAACTTGAACTTGAATGAGTTGAACAAAAAGGAGCCACTGGCATTGCTAGTTGATGGGGCGGACCGTATCCATGACGGTCGAGGTCATAGGGTGTCAGAATGGATCCCACAGCACATCCCTAAGGTAAAATAAAGGAACATGCATgtacaaacacacatgcacacttaCTGTAAATTAGTGgagttaaaatgaataaatatttttatcagacAGTCACTGTGTTTATTGTCTTCTCAGGGTGTCTGTTTGGTCCTGAGTGTTACTTCAGAATCATCCCTACAAAACACTATTAGTAAAAGGAATGGTGCTGTGTCATTTGCACTGGGGCAGTTATCTTTACCTGACAAGAAGGAGATTGTGCAGAAGCAGCTTGTTGAATTTGGAAAGAAACTGAGCGATTCTGCTTTCAATAACCAGGTGAACTTTTCTTTTACTTTTGgagtaatataataaaaaatgaatcatTTTTGCTTATCTAgaaaatgtattgttttgtttCCCCTGTAGCTTCAGACACTGCTGATGAAGAAAGGCTCTGTGAGTCCACTCTACCTCCATTTGGCCTGTGAGGAGCTCAAGAATTATGCCTCCTTTGAGAAGGTAAATAATGATCCATATAATGTTATTTTGCAAAAGAAATGTGAAGTTGAAGATAGTATTGATGATGGAATTTGTCATTTAGATGAAGGAAAGCCTCCAGTCTCTTCCTCAGTCTCTTGGTGAGCTGGTTCAGCACAGTCTGCTGAGGCTGCAGAATCAATATTGCAGAGCAGGACTGGGATGGGCATTAGCTACTCTTGCCATCAGCTCCACCGGTATTTTATCATAATGTtgtcagcagttttttttttttgtgtgtataatGTTGATGTATAATGAAATCGGCACAAGAAATCCAAAAgcttaaataattgtatttaacttttttttttattatattttattattttaaaagcttttttaatgaattgttcagtttttcactaatatgttttttttttttttttttcacaggacTGCAGGAGAGTTCTCTTTACACTATACTAAACATGTGCAATGATTTAAACTCCAGAGGTGGTCTGGTCACATGGCAGGAAATTCTCCATATAGCGAGGCATCCAGAGAGCCGTGTTCCCATGGCAGTATTCTCTCAGCTGGCACAAACTTTGCACAGGTACAGCCCAAAATATGATGAAACACATGGAAATAGGAAGTAACTGCTATTTCTTAAGGAATAACTTGTTTGGTCACATTTCTAATGAAGCCTAATTGGACCGTCCCATGGTCAGAGCTCAGATGACCTCCTGATTTTGACCCATCCAGAGGTGAGGTCAGCCTTTGAACATCTGTACCTGTCTACTGAAGAGAGCAGAACTAGAAGTCATCTGATAATTGCAGGTAAAACAAGATACATGCAAATTATGatgcattttatgttttaatggcTCACGTAAAGGCTGcttcaaaaaaactattttaaaatgttaataatatttaacaatatttaacaatattttttacagtatttttgatcaaataaatgcagcctctttttttttttttttttttaatttaccaaCTCCAAACTTTCACaggtaatgtatattttataaatttattttttgtacaACTTTTTCCCCCATAGCTCACCTTTGGGTGAAGTCAAATCCTCAGGGGAAGGACACATTTCTTCACTCTGATGCTGATATTCTGTCTCGACTCCCTGCGCACCTGGTCAGTTTCCACCTGCTCTCTCCTTTGATCTTTTAGTTTCAGTGACTAATGTGAGGTTTCAAAATTCATAGGCGATGTCTGTTCTCTCTTTGCTCAGATGGGCAGTAATCAGTGGGAGCCTTTGTGTTTTCTGCTGTCCAGTTACTACTTCCTCTATGCTAATGTGAGACATGGACTTATTCACCAACTTCTGGAGACCTACATTTTGTTTGGTATGAGAGCCCTAAAACTTCTGATTTTTAACAGTAGTACATTTGTCTTTTTCTTCATAGATTACAAGTTGTCATATTGATTGCTTTTCCTTTTATCCATTTAGGCCAAAAATATGAGACCCATCAGCTGAAATCCAAAAGATCTACAGGTGCCCAACTTTTTATTATTGTtacattcttcttcttcttattgaCTTGAAAACAAACTTTTCATGATCATAATGTATCCTTAATGAGTGAGAATGTGTACTGAAATTACAAATTGCCatttttgtggtaaacaaacTAAATTCATGTGTGTTTTTCAGGCAATATGAAGGATTTTGAAGACTGTCTCAATTTTCTGAAGTGCCACAGCCTTCTCTTCTCCCAGTGGCCTGCTCTCTTTGTACAAACAGCTCTTAATGAACCTTGTGATAGCTCTGCCCATTTGTGGGCAGAAAGCATGACGAGAAATAGAGGAATGCATGCTGTAGAATGGCTAAACTGCACAGATGCAGCACAAAAAGAAGTCAGGTACTAATATTGGACTTTCTCACATTCAAAGTTTaagttgttattatattattattaataaagctaattttaaaataatttaaattataatttttgattaatagcTTGTGGTTTAGGGGCGGATctataaatatacttttttttttacatgtgtaATAATGGGTATTTACGCTATTTAAATTTTAACATGGTAGGTGTCACAGATTTGCTcatgtaatcttttttttttttttttaaaccttaagAAAATCGTAAAATCTAGTTTGTTTACAGGTTTAAGTTAAAGTTTTGAGTTAGAATTACTTTAATATTGTGGTTTCAGACTGCCTGGACACTACTATGTGCAAAGGATCTagatctagattttttttttttgtgtgttttaatattgttttttctgCTCAGTGAGCTGGTTTCCACTTTCCACTCTGAGCCGAGTTGTGTAGAGGTCAGTCCTGATGGAAAACTTGTAGCAGTGGGAACTGGAGAGGGATCAATTCACTTCCTGCATACAGAGACTGGACAGGTAACAGCTAAtggtaaaaaaaaaggaaatctaCCATGCATTTTTAAGATGTacataacaaatattttttttttttacatgattttttGTAAACAGGAAATTAAGTCGTTGATCAGCAGTGGTGATGGTATCTCCGGTTGCATCTTCCTAGGGAAGGAGCTTCTGGCAACAACCTCATTTGATGGAAAGGTGGAAGT of Garra rufa chromosome 10, GarRuf1.0, whole genome shotgun sequence contains these proteins:
- the tep1 gene encoding telomerase protein component 1 isoform X2, with the translated sequence MKTPAPLQTDLKANTDARLQRNYSSPRLENRFLAQAPSALSCHQYTSPSWAKQTSTSSPCPALQPTSLSSTMATSSLTSSLLSSTTMCSLSSSSSLLSTKNTLLMEPSLHPPLSFSLKSSYSHNPLLSCSKMSTPSAIPPVSSYLSPSIENEAGSNEKRVVEDIFFSPEGLLGSTEEPRQDAKHESLEKDDQMLSSEMPVLDMDLDGNGEQTVAPYEEFGVLEASEDEHLEKLKDLKNNLLNMVCCSLVNKSCTPGQKDWDKKTSVWAIIKVLATEITTEDPEFLLKVAVYTRQELNIRITANFLLALAAHLPGSKPHLRRYFCAAVQLPSDWLEVTRIYSVCFSKSLPSCLKKALADKFKQFTEYQLAKYNTRKHRCKHNKKRNKGEKMSAAQWKKWGDLVRVEDSILKKYLEKQNHTVKDKKQSEFNLKKMIKRLHIKEPAEYIMAILGKKYPSDMKAFSRSGLSGVWERERAGKRMKLKQPDTWECKLSQEGNKAATWEKLIDGRSLPFMAMLRNLRNMISVGISEKHHNKILNRLTSKNAVIQSRQFPFRFLSAYKVILELSKFAGGPAVKVPSSREILQGILKKLPKSKRFQKYNWETTARKRLRITMNVPFINRIFNAKRNLLKKANQRLYTQELLNKYCCALEKAVQISCKYNIPPLPGRTLVICNVDFSEDRDWSGADDVCLPPESTEDIDENKLSASVQEAAMLLCMMINYCSEGSQVMLLSHEGLQEFKMKSDVLLDNVRQAMKQAKDLNDYSVQSKCISTTRFFAKLSEEKTKLDRIVVFESYYDNGNLMVDINNYQQDTNRDAVVIDVLLGKMFPDTLKYKLNSNTVQIWGFSEQILKFVSERGSSRMLQHVEHMDRVYNIPPPQGHRTEPERAADFISLPATPKFRWKGVRVFISSTFRDMHAERDVLVRSVFPELRRRAAPHYLYLQEVELRWGVTEEESNRAVELCLSEVCRSQLLLGILGERYGLVPPRPALPELPQYSWLNSAPDGLSITEMEIRQFQAQFPDSAQSRMFFYFRSPHLTSSVPVAWRTDFVAESKEAEAKMNSLKTWIRNNDFKVTENYPSEWGGVVDGKPYVKGLEDFGRAALEDIWDAIQQLFVEETDEDVASEITEQEVHQDAQQRQFHGRAKLISFAAEKVQECQQKGGILMVEGNPGEGKTVFMAALAQALKTSVKNKKAPLCDVISYSTDASQSACSVEQLLRCLVQWLRKRKDDVKLPPNTSYKDLLSEFNLNLNELNKKEPLALLVDGADRIHDGRGHRVSEWIPQHIPKGVCLVLSVTSESSLQNTISKRNGAVSFALGQLSLPDKKEIVQKQLVEFGKKLSDSAFNNQLQTLLMKKGSVSPLYLHLACEELKNYASFEKMKESLQSLPQSLGELVQHSLLRLQNQYCRAGLGWALATLAISSTGLQESSLYTILNMCNDLNSRGGLVTWQEILHIARHPESRVPMAVFSQLAQTLHSLIGPSHGQSSDDLLILTHPEVRSAFEHLYLSTEESRTRSHLIIAAHLWVKSNPQGKDTFLHSDADILSRLPAHLMGSNQWEPLCFLLSSYYFLYANVRHGLIHQLLETYILFGQKYETHQLKSKRSTGNMKDFEDCLNFLKCHSLLFSQWPALFVQTALNEPCDSSAHLWAESMTRNRGMHAVEWLNCTDAAQKEVSELVSTFHSEPSCVEVSPDGKLVAVGTGEGSIHFLHTETGQEIKSLISSGDGISGCIFLGKELLATTSFDGKVEVWDVASGCRTAHMNAHSNKITGCDVSPDKKLFATASLDLNLKVWSAQKSTEVASLMNPSPLNCVNFDLEGQLVAVGCWDGAVRLWNWLEQKNVSTLLGHQSSVRSLSFSPCSSILCSGCLSGEVRLWSVPTGACVGSYHAHRGSTQSLNFLQGGNLLLSAGHDSVVHVWSGGLGQTVTVLGEEKIPTLQKQKHTRHGNEDEANALCVAVASGYAAVGYHGHGVKMFSLKSGEKVWSSEDLPVSMLCLMWMEDKGAELLLSGGMDHRLRVWERQGENPENLVSIGSFGVQKGPILTLAQNSTCVASASDDFTIALWLKNTLTCKPWIDPKVMCILRGHNGGVTCLAFNPNGTELLSGGKDQEDYVMAGSTDGLLMVWKWESGVEITRIQAHKSRLNHCTVVSQPDMEKILKPEDLLVASASEDGTVKLWHPLQVQHHNTLHGHSGEIQALVCKEAGLPEFLTVSVDRSLRSWSVTTAMETPLCQKGSVRAVCFLGTGELMVCGYDTGRLEIWHQNSMVYWKKVSDDAICAVTGMPDDELAVGCSDCSVCVWKLERDSKKCIVGLDKMSSYKVGAPVSFLYYCGSLFGVCMDGKVVDMISTEDWIKETYSWTYEVRPLGVMANDSKSFWLLGQKKGSLYIGLILSLNPKTSQQINFCEDVVGKKLDYLEADEEMQENMEEQQQQQEEEDEQKKKLSEEQRRERRIAIQKAAQISTWITAAAVQNDFFVCGDCKGNMWFNQPPNLSSWTRRRPAHTDKVSVLRLTESLIISASYDRTVKLWDRRTKKQVGMFVCGGPVKVLEVNPCDPKEFVCGDTQGQLYFLSWKA